The Arcanobacterium pinnipediorum genome includes a region encoding these proteins:
- the groL gene encoding chaperonin GroEL (60 kDa chaperone family; promotes refolding of misfolded polypeptides especially under stressful conditions; forms two stacked rings of heptamers to form a barrel-shaped 14mer; ends can be capped by GroES; misfolded proteins enter the barrel where they are refolded when GroES binds) — protein MVKIIAHNEDARRGMERGLDALANTVKVTLGPKGRNVVLDKKWGAPTITNDGVSIAKEIELEDPFEKIGAELVKEVAKKTDDVAGDGTTTATVLAQALVKEGLRNVAAGANPIALRKGIDKAVAKIVEQLLTNAKEVETKEEIAATAAISAGDKEIGELIAEALDKVGKEGVVTVEESNTFGTELELTEGMSFDKGYLSPYFVTDVDRQEAVLEDAYVLLVESKISNVKDMLPVLEKVMQTGKPLVIIAEDIEGEALATLVVNKIRGTFKSAAVKAPGFGDRRKEMLQDMAILTGGQVISETVGLKLENADIELLGRARKVVLTKDSTTIVEGAGTAEDIAARVSTIKTQIENSTSDYDREKLQERLAKLAGGVAVIKSGAATEVELKERKHRIEDAVRNAKAAVEEGIVSGGGVALIHAADQALADLKLEGDEATGANIVHVAVAAPLKQIAVNAGLEGGVVAEKVRSLPVGHGLNAATGEYEDLLAAGVNDPVKVTRSALQNAASIAGLFLTTEAVVADKPEPPAAPAPGADDMGGMY, from the coding sequence TGGAGCGCGGTCTTGACGCGCTTGCCAACACCGTCAAAGTCACTCTAGGTCCAAAAGGCCGTAACGTCGTTCTCGATAAGAAGTGGGGCGCGCCAACGATCACAAATGACGGCGTCTCCATCGCTAAGGAAATCGAACTCGAAGATCCGTTTGAGAAGATCGGTGCAGAGCTCGTCAAGGAAGTTGCTAAGAAAACTGATGATGTGGCCGGTGACGGTACCACAACAGCAACCGTTCTCGCTCAAGCTCTCGTCAAGGAAGGCCTGCGCAACGTTGCAGCTGGTGCAAACCCAATCGCATTGCGCAAGGGTATCGATAAAGCTGTTGCGAAGATCGTAGAGCAGCTTCTCACGAATGCTAAAGAAGTTGAGACCAAGGAAGAAATCGCAGCAACTGCTGCTATCTCTGCTGGCGATAAGGAAATCGGCGAGCTGATCGCTGAAGCTCTTGATAAGGTCGGCAAGGAAGGCGTTGTGACTGTTGAAGAGTCCAACACTTTCGGCACTGAGCTAGAACTTACCGAAGGTATGTCTTTCGACAAGGGTTACCTCTCGCCATACTTCGTCACTGACGTTGATCGTCAAGAAGCCGTTCTTGAAGATGCCTACGTTCTCTTGGTTGAATCCAAGATTTCCAACGTCAAGGATATGCTCCCAGTTCTTGAAAAGGTTATGCAGACTGGCAAGCCACTCGTGATCATTGCTGAAGATATCGAAGGTGAAGCACTCGCAACCCTCGTCGTCAACAAGATCCGCGGCACCTTCAAGTCCGCTGCTGTTAAGGCTCCAGGTTTCGGCGATCGCCGTAAGGAAATGCTCCAGGATATGGCTATCCTCACTGGCGGTCAGGTCATTTCGGAAACTGTTGGCCTCAAGCTAGAGAACGCTGACATCGAGCTTCTTGGTCGTGCCCGCAAGGTTGTGCTCACCAAGGATTCCACCACCATTGTTGAAGGTGCTGGAACGGCAGAAGATATCGCTGCTCGCGTTTCCACCATCAAGACCCAGATCGAGAACTCCACCTCCGATTACGATCGGGAGAAGCTTCAAGAGCGTCTCGCAAAGCTCGCTGGTGGTGTTGCTGTTATCAAGTCTGGTGCAGCAACTGAAGTTGAACTCAAGGAACGCAAGCACCGCATTGAGGACGCCGTCCGCAACGCAAAGGCTGCTGTTGAAGAAGGTATCGTCTCCGGTGGTGGTGTTGCACTGATCCACGCAGCTGACCAGGCACTTGCTGATCTTAAACTCGAAGGTGATGAAGCAACTGGTGCTAACATCGTCCACGTAGCTGTTGCCGCCCCACTCAAGCAGATCGCAGTTAATGCTGGTCTCGAAGGCGGAGTTGTTGCAGAAAAGGTTCGCTCACTGCCAGTTGGTCACGGCTTGAACGCTGCCACCGGTGAGTACGAGGACCTGCTCGCTGCAGGCGTGAATGATCCAGTGAAGGTTACTCGTTCTGCACTCCAGAACGCAGCTTCAATCGCTGGTCTGTTCCTCACCACTGAAGCAGTTGTGGCAGATAAGCCAGAACCACCAGCCGCTCCAGCACCAGGTGCTGACGATATGGGCGGCATGTACTAA